A genomic stretch from ANME-2 cluster archaeon includes:
- the hdrB gene encoding CoB--CoM heterodisulfide reductase subunit B codes for MKPVSLFLGCIIPNRYPGIEKATKLVLDGLGIDWTDLAGASCCPAPGVFRSFDKVTWLTLAARNIVLSEQMNRDVLTICNGCFGSLTDANHELKHDQGLARQVNKHLAEVDMKYNGSVEVRHIIEFLSKEIGPGTIKETIKHQLDLKVALHYGCHLIKPSKERDLGTVENPVFFDELVEALGAQSIDYEDKMACCGAGGGVRSALLDTSLEMAEAKLQHIAEAGVDCIVNACPFCHLQLDFGQVEIKDKFGHEYNIPVLHYSQLLAIAMGHSPEEVGVDLNFITDAQFIDRLRG; via the coding sequence ATGAAACCTGTATCGCTGTTCCTGGGATGTATTATTCCCAACCGTTATCCTGGCATTGAAAAAGCTACAAAGCTGGTATTGGACGGACTGGGTATCGACTGGACTGACCTGGCCGGTGCGTCATGCTGCCCTGCCCCGGGTGTGTTCAGGTCATTTGATAAGGTCACATGGTTGACCCTTGCAGCCCGGAATATCGTGTTATCTGAACAAATGAACCGGGATGTACTGACTATATGTAACGGTTGTTTCGGTTCCCTGACTGATGCCAACCATGAACTCAAGCATGACCAGGGTCTGGCCAGGCAGGTCAATAAGCATCTCGCAGAAGTGGATATGAAGTACAACGGCTCAGTTGAGGTCCGTCATATCATCGAGTTCCTGTCCAAGGAAATCGGACCCGGGACGATAAAAGAAACCATTAAGCATCAGCTTGACCTGAAGGTAGCATTGCATTATGGCTGCCATCTCATCAAACCTTCCAAAGAGCGGGACCTGGGGACCGTGGAGAACCCGGTGTTCTTTGATGAACTTGTGGAAGCGCTTGGCGCACAGAGTATTGATTATGAGGATAAGATGGCGTGCTGCGGTGCAGGAGGCGGCGTACGTTCTGCATTACTGGATACGTCACTGGAGATGGCAGAAGCAAAATTGCAGCATATTGCCGAGGCAGGAGTAGACTGTATCGTCAATGCATGTCCATTCTGTCACCTGCAGCTGGACTTTGGGCAGGTAGAGATAAAAGATAAGTTCGGGCATGAATACAATATCCCGGTGCTGCATTATTCCCAGTTGCTGGCTATTGCTATGGGGCATTCACCTGAAGAGGTGGGTGTGGACCTGAATTTCATAACAGATGCACAGTTCATTGACCGGTTAAGGGGGTAA
- the hdrC gene encoding CoB--CoM heterodisulfide reductase subunit C, with protein MTKEPVKLLDDEGLTFLTCMQCGTCTGSCPSGRYTSLNTRRIVLSARRNKDVYHDKDLWMCTTCYQCQERCPRGINIVDGILALRTESVHMGLMLPDHRKVAGLVIEKGHAVPINDTNRDKRKKLGMDELPETVHKYPDALDQVKKLLIATGFVQLVKDTEGKEKEGGQ; from the coding sequence ATGACAAAGGAACCGGTAAAACTGCTTGATGATGAAGGATTGACATTTTTAACCTGCATGCAGTGCGGGACATGTACCGGAAGTTGCCCTTCCGGACGGTACACCAGCCTGAATACCAGACGTATAGTACTGTCTGCAAGGCGGAATAAGGATGTGTATCACGATAAAGACCTGTGGATGTGTACGACCTGTTACCAGTGTCAGGAACGGTGTCCAAGAGGAATAAATATCGTTGATGGGATTCTGGCCCTGAGGACGGAATCGGTTCATATGGGACTCATGCTTCCTGATCATCGCAAAGTGGCAGGGCTGGTTATAGAAAAGGGCCATGCAGTACCTATAAATGATACTAACCGGGACAAACGAAAGAAACTGGGGATGGACGAGCTCCCTGAAACGGTCCACAAGTACCCGGATGCTCTTGACCAGGTGAAAAAACTGCTAATAGCTACTGGTTTTGTCCAACTGGTCAAGGATACGGAAGGAAAAGAAAAGGAGGGAGGGCAATGA
- a CDS encoding ABC transporter permease, translated as MVIFSTIADATVEHIVLTYSALFISIVIAIPLAFASLYSTRLASIVIKFANLAQAVPSFAVVAIVVPLIGIGFTPAIIAIMLRALLPIIKNSYIGLTNIDPLLIEYAKGIGLTDWQINRHIRIPNAYPAMFAGIKFAAILANSIAILTAIIGSGGLGELVFEGLIAFNTDKILAGALPAIVLALFIDVSFSFLERRLTPVYLKG; from the coding sequence ATGGTAATATTTTCCACTATTGCAGATGCTACTGTTGAGCATATTGTTCTCACATATTCAGCTCTTTTCATAAGTATCGTCATAGCTATTCCACTGGCATTTGCCTCATTGTATAGTACCAGGCTGGCTTCTATCGTAATAAAATTTGCAAACCTGGCCCAGGCAGTACCGAGTTTTGCTGTTGTTGCAATTGTGGTTCCACTTATTGGAATAGGTTTCACCCCGGCTATAATAGCCATTATGCTAAGGGCTTTGCTCCCCATTATTAAAAATTCCTATATAGGCCTAACCAATATTGATCCATTATTAATAGAATATGCTAAAGGTATTGGATTAACTGACTGGCAGATCAACCGTCACATTAGAATACCAAATGCATACCCTGCAATGTTCGCAGGTATAAAATTTGCAGCTATCCTGGCCAATAGTATCGCTATACTGACCGCAATTATTGGTAGCGGTGGACTGGGAGAACTGGTATTTGAAGGTCTGATAGCTTTTAACACGGATAAGATCTTGGCTGGAGCCCTTCCTGCTATAGTGCTCGCATTATTCATTGATGTGTCATTTTCATTCCTTGAGAGGAGATTGACACCAGTATATCTCAAAGGTTGA
- a CDS encoding proline dehydrogenase family protein, with the protein MGILIHLAKRWVAGEYLEDAVERAKSANTRGITGIINHVGEHNENISEIEASAEEYSRLLDGIKQEQIDSAISIKLTQLGLMKDMQTCIRTIAPLIKKAAARGIFVWIDMEGSAYTQDIIDIYKQLYSENKNIGLAIQAYLFRTPGDLKDLSSIGAKIRLCKGAYKEPADIVIKEHCDIRKAYADQMEMLFRDGGPELIAVATHDDELIELARQLNRDHPRNFEFQMLMGAHDKRKEELARDGYRVCGYIPYGKGWLGYFLRRLNEQKRDIKTAAVCIIKGD; encoded by the coding sequence ATGGGAATTCTGATACATCTGGCGAAACGCTGGGTTGCCGGTGAATATCTTGAAGATGCTGTTGAGAGGGCAAAATCTGCAAACACCCGGGGAATAACCGGTATTATCAACCACGTGGGAGAACATAACGAGAATATCTCAGAGATAGAAGCCTCAGCAGAAGAATATAGCAGGCTCCTGGATGGCATCAAACAGGAACAGATAGACAGTGCCATTTCCATCAAACTCACCCAGTTGGGGCTTATGAAAGATATGCAGACGTGCATCAGGACGATAGCACCTCTGATAAAGAAGGCAGCCGCCCGTGGCATTTTTGTATGGATAGATATGGAAGGGAGCGCCTATACCCAGGACATCATTGATATCTACAAACAACTCTATTCCGAAAATAAGAATATAGGATTAGCCATTCAGGCATACCTGTTCAGGACGCCGGGTGACCTGAAAGACCTCTCGTCAATCGGCGCAAAGATACGCCTGTGTAAAGGAGCATACAAAGAACCGGCTGATATAGTTATTAAGGAACATTGTGATATCAGGAAAGCCTATGCAGATCAGATGGAGATGCTGTTCAGGGATGGCGGACCTGAACTGATTGCAGTGGCTACCCACGATGATGAACTTATCGAACTGGCCAGGCAATTGAACCGGGACCATCCCCGGAATTTCGAGTTCCAGATGCTCATGGGTGCGCATGACAAACGGAAGGAAGAACTGGCTCGGGATGGGTACAGGGTCTGCGGATATATCCCCTACGGCAAGGGCTGGCTTGGTTATTTCCTGCGCAGGTTGAATGAGCAGAAGCGGGATATAAAGACTGCAGCGGTTTGTATTATTAAAGGGGATTGA
- a CDS encoding 4Fe-4S binding protein, whose protein sequence is MPVEISVNDSCTGCGRCRNLCPKGPIIWDIRKMDNGRVVYYAKEPAFCLFCKRCAGACPVGAITVLNISGRSK, encoded by the coding sequence ATGCCTGTAGAAATATCGGTCAATGACTCATGTACGGGATGTGGACGCTGCAGGAACCTTTGCCCAAAAGGTCCTATTATCTGGGATATTCGAAAGATGGACAATGGCAGAGTTGTATATTATGCAAAAGAACCTGCTTTTTGTCTTTTTTGCAAGAGGTGTGCAGGGGCGTGTCCTGTGGGCGCAATAACCGTATTGAACATATCAGGACGCTCAAAATAG
- a CDS encoding betaine/proline/choline family ABC transporter ATP-binding protein (Members of the family are the ATP-binding subunit of ABC transporters for substrates such as betaine, L-proline or other amino acids, choline, carnitine, etc. The substrate specificity is best determined from the substrate-binding subunit, rather than this subunit, as it interacts with the permease subunit and not with substrate directly.): protein MPTQRLFDRIDSVHLQQVTKKYDEHFAVEQLDLDIQGGELLILIGPSGSGKTTTLRMINRLIEPDEGVITINDHDIMEFDPVRLRRNIGYVIQDIGLFPHMTIKENIGLVPRLEGWSDQDISDRVKHLLDFVSLPPESFMDRYPSQLSGGQQQRVGLARALAMDPPLLLMDEPFGALDPILRKQLQDEFNVIKQEIGRTILFITHDIDEAFKLGDRIGIMSDAKLIQIGTPEELILNPENELVSDIVDAKRKFKHMDTLKVKDMMSPITEKYLFDAGMTAQQAVNRMAKTNVELAIVLDSSDPIGYVAMVDLLQQTYDNVALRDIARAIPVFSPNDHIASALGKLKDQAESLGIVIEAGRPCGIFFLDKVLLKLI from the coding sequence ATGCCTACTCAAAGACTATTTGACAGGATCGACTCAGTTCATCTTCAGCAGGTCACGAAAAAATACGACGAACACTTTGCTGTTGAACAATTGGACCTTGATATACAGGGCGGTGAACTGTTGATACTGATAGGTCCCAGTGGTTCTGGAAAGACCACCACCCTCAGGATGATAAACCGGCTTATTGAACCGGATGAGGGAGTCATAACGATAAACGACCATGACATAATGGAATTTGACCCTGTCAGGTTGCGAAGGAACATCGGTTATGTCATCCAGGATATCGGTCTTTTTCCCCATATGACCATCAAGGAGAATATAGGGCTGGTCCCCCGTCTGGAGGGGTGGTCCGACCAGGATATCTCAGACAGGGTAAAACATCTCCTTGATTTTGTATCACTTCCCCCCGAATCATTTATGGACAGGTATCCCAGTCAGTTGAGCGGTGGGCAGCAGCAGCGGGTCGGACTTGCCAGGGCACTTGCCATGGACCCGCCCTTATTGTTGATGGATGAACCGTTTGGAGCACTTGACCCAATATTGAGAAAGCAGTTGCAGGATGAGTTCAATGTAATAAAACAGGAAATAGGCAGGACAATATTGTTTATTACCCATGACATTGATGAAGCATTCAAACTGGGGGATAGAATCGGTATTATGTCTGATGCTAAACTCATCCAGATAGGTACTCCTGAAGAATTGATCCTGAACCCTGAAAATGAACTGGTTTCTGATATTGTTGATGCAAAAAGGAAATTCAAACACATGGATACCCTCAAGGTAAAGGATATGATGTCTCCTATAACTGAGAAATATCTATTTGATGCCGGAATGACCGCACAGCAAGCTGTTAATAGGATGGCAAAAACCAATGTGGAACTAGCTATCGTACTTGATAGCTCTGATCCAATAGGATATGTTGCAATGGTGGACCTGCTTCAACAAACATACGATAATGTAGCACTTCGGGATATTGCAAGAGCTATCCCTGTTTTTTCACCAAATGATCATATTGCATCAGCATTGGGGAAATTAAAAGACCAAGCCGAATCATTAGGAATTGTGATAGAAGCAGGCCGTCCATGTGGAATTTTCTTTTTAGACAAAGTGCTCCTGAAACTCATTTGA
- a CDS encoding FAD-dependent oxidoreductase, with protein sequence MSSSKIGVYLCRCGGNISDVVDIDDVAGAMKGKDNVASVTIQDYLCSSAGQGSIEQDIRGGNVDKVVIGSCSPKLHLETFRKMAGKAGINPMMLEITNLREQDSWVHPDEPEQATSKAKSLITGAVARMAALSELAPIEKDLVDRVLVVGGGIAGITTALELADDHEVVLVEKEPYIGGHMIGLSKTFPTYDCSQCTLTPKMVAVYNHPNITMFTNTEVDGVQGNVGDYTVALKHSPRYVDVETCTSCGRCAAKCPVDAIYLPFAQAIPQVYIIDKEKCIDCGACAKICPVDAIRLEDEVRTEDIKVGSVVIATGFKIFDVSRIEEYTTDHPDIITAVEFEDMLSAKSHTGMRLQKADGTMPKRVAFVLCVGSRDFEKYNKHCSRVCCLYSMKQAHLVKKMNKDAEVTIFYIDMRAAGRRFEEFYYNTQKEGVQFIRGRIAEITPTKNGDLKVRYEDTLLNSKEEDVFDMVVLCPSLEAAEGSQELARQLNVPIGDDGFIEEKHVKIDPVSSLNQAVYMAGCSIGPKDIHDSVTDGISAAHKTHQFLGKGRIAISPEKPVINDRCDECGICIEECPYDALSGPGRPKLEPLACTGCGVCAAVCPQQAIDIQNYTREQLKAQVKGMLEAGPGVIVFIDPAAYAAADLAGVNRNQYSSKILFVQVPSIHILDADIVNFAFESGAGGVMLVEGTTDERLVERSKALYNMLKKETREQKKPIRYSHVETAQYEKMGNLFNVFAEGVKV encoded by the coding sequence ATGAGCAGCAGCAAGATAGGCGTGTACCTGTGCAGGTGTGGTGGCAATATCTCGGATGTTGTCGATATTGATGACGTGGCCGGGGCAATGAAAGGAAAGGACAATGTGGCATCGGTAACCATTCAGGATTATCTGTGCAGCTCAGCCGGACAGGGATCCATTGAACAGGATATCAGGGGTGGTAACGTGGATAAAGTGGTCATAGGTTCCTGTTCTCCAAAACTTCACCTGGAAACATTCCGGAAAATGGCAGGGAAAGCAGGTATCAATCCCATGATGCTGGAAATAACGAATCTTCGGGAGCAGGATTCATGGGTACATCCTGATGAACCCGAACAAGCTACGAGCAAGGCAAAGTCCCTGATCACAGGAGCAGTGGCCAGAATGGCGGCATTGTCAGAACTTGCACCCATAGAAAAAGACCTTGTAGACAGGGTATTGGTGGTAGGCGGCGGTATTGCAGGGATAACAACAGCGCTGGAGCTGGCAGATGACCATGAGGTCGTGCTGGTGGAGAAGGAACCTTATATCGGTGGTCATATGATAGGATTGTCCAAGACCTTTCCCACCTATGATTGTTCCCAGTGTACCCTGACACCAAAGATGGTGGCAGTGTACAACCATCCCAATATTACTATGTTCACAAACACGGAAGTGGATGGTGTACAGGGAAATGTGGGTGACTACACGGTTGCATTAAAACATTCTCCCAGGTACGTGGATGTGGAAACATGTACTTCATGTGGCAGGTGTGCTGCAAAATGTCCGGTTGACGCCATTTACCTGCCATTTGCCCAGGCCATACCCCAGGTGTATATTATTGACAAGGAAAAGTGTATTGACTGTGGAGCATGCGCAAAGATCTGTCCTGTGGATGCCATCAGGCTTGAGGATGAGGTCCGGACTGAAGACATAAAAGTGGGTTCGGTGGTGATTGCTACTGGTTTTAAGATTTTTGACGTATCGCGTATCGAGGAATATACTACCGACCATCCGGATATTATTACTGCAGTGGAGTTCGAGGATATGCTTTCAGCAAAGAGCCATACCGGCATGCGACTCCAGAAAGCAGACGGAACGATGCCAAAACGGGTAGCGTTCGTATTGTGCGTGGGCAGCCGGGATTTCGAGAAATATAACAAGCATTGCAGCAGGGTATGCTGCCTGTATTCGATGAAGCAGGCGCACCTGGTTAAGAAGATGAACAAGGATGCTGAGGTGACGATATTCTACATTGATATGCGGGCTGCAGGGCGCCGTTTTGAAGAGTTCTATTATAATACCCAGAAGGAGGGTGTACAGTTCATCAGGGGCAGGATAGCGGAAATAACACCAACGAAGAACGGTGACCTGAAGGTGAGATATGAAGATACCCTGCTCAACTCCAAGGAGGAAGATGTGTTCGATATGGTCGTGCTGTGCCCTTCGCTGGAGGCTGCCGAAGGGTCGCAGGAACTGGCCCGGCAGTTGAATGTCCCGATAGGTGATGATGGTTTTATCGAGGAGAAGCATGTAAAGATAGACCCTGTCAGTTCCCTGAACCAGGCAGTGTACATGGCTGGTTGCTCAATAGGTCCCAAGGACATCCATGATTCGGTGACCGATGGTATCAGTGCCGCTCATAAGACACACCAGTTCCTGGGGAAGGGCAGGATTGCCATATCTCCGGAAAAACCCGTCATCAATGACCGGTGTGACGAGTGCGGTATATGTATCGAGGAGTGTCCCTATGATGCGTTGTCCGGACCGGGCAGACCGAAACTTGAACCGCTGGCATGTACGGGTTGCGGTGTGTGCGCTGCCGTGTGCCCGCAGCAGGCTATTGATATCCAGAACTACACGCGCGAGCAGCTCAAGGCGCAGGTTAAAGGAATGCTGGAGGCAGGCCCGGGTGTAATTGTGTTCATCGACCCTGCGGCCTATGCAGCTGCTGACCTGGCAGGGGTGAACCGCAATCAGTATTCCTCAAAGATACTTTTTGTGCAGGTGCCATCCATCCATATACTGGATGCGGATATCGTGAACTTTGCTTTTGAGAGTGGAGCTGGAGGTGTGATGCTGGTTGAAGGGACTACTGATGAGCGGCTGGTGGAGCGGTCCAAGGCGCTCTACAATATGCTCAAGAAAGAGACACGGGAGCAGAAAAAGCCTATAAGGTATTCGCATGTGGAAACGGCGCAGTATGAGAAGATGGGGAACCTGTTCAATGTGTTTGCGGAAGGGGTGAAGGTGTAA
- a CDS encoding ABC transporter permease, with translation MEQFIVQIMDVWDSQLLTMRTMEHLYMFSIALFSATVIGISVGIIVFLHPRIANPILNILNIIETLPDIALLVLLLPFFGLGAKPTIVASILYSILPITRNTYVGLKSVNKEYIYIAQAIGLSSKEILVKVRMPMALPLIAGGFRIALVFTMGLITLGGLIAAGGLGTALQTGIYLYDVDTILVAGLWTGMLAVILDAIAGVIENRLKVRYGSW, from the coding sequence ATGGAACAATTCATTGTACAGATAATGGATGTATGGGATTCACAATTGTTAACCATGCGTACAATGGAGCATTTGTATATGTTCAGTATTGCCCTTTTTTCAGCCACAGTCATTGGTATCAGTGTGGGGATCATTGTATTTCTGCATCCAAGAATTGCCAATCCGATATTGAATATCCTCAATATTATCGAAACCCTACCTGATATTGCACTTCTGGTTCTATTGCTTCCCTTCTTTGGTTTAGGGGCAAAACCTACTATTGTTGCATCGATCCTGTATTCTATCCTGCCTATCACCAGGAATACCTATGTGGGTCTGAAAAGTGTCAACAAAGAGTATATTTACATCGCACAGGCAATAGGACTGTCATCAAAAGAGATATTGGTCAAGGTAAGGATGCCAATGGCACTTCCACTCATTGCTGGTGGTTTCAGGATAGCACTGGTATTTACTATGGGCTTGATCACCCTGGGTGGCCTAATTGCAGCAGGTGGCCTTGGAACGGCATTGCAGACGGGTATTTACCTGTATGATGTGGATACCATTCTGGTTGCAGGATTATGGACCGGAATGCTTGCAGTTATTCTGGATGCAATTGCTGGTGTTATTGAAAACAGACTCAAGGTGAGGTATGGTTCATGGTAA
- a CDS encoding glycine/betaine ABC transporter substrate-binding protein — protein sequence MKLNILIAFIIVIAVLTSGCTQSDDNTIVIGSKQFQESYILAHMISLLLEEHGYETDVKEGLGGTFVNYEALKQGQVNTYVEYTGTAYSQILNKPPLEVWDPQLVYEEAEKGLLEQDGVLIVNNLGFEDAYAIAVKKDWAQANNVSRISELEVFAPEMVIGTDPEFAQREDGLPRIEEVYGFKFKNYRQGLATIMYEAIKQGDVEAVSAYTTDTRNELFNLRILEDDKNALPPYDAIVIVTEKFASENPDVVDIIKELDGRIDTDSMRELNYQYDVDKKEARDIARDFLVQQGLIAEE from the coding sequence ATGAAATTGAATATCTTAATCGCTTTTATTATAGTAATTGCAGTACTGACAAGTGGATGCACACAATCAGATGACAATACCATTGTCATCGGGTCCAAACAATTTCAGGAATCATATATCCTTGCACATATGATATCCCTCCTGCTGGAAGAGCATGGATATGAAACAGATGTAAAAGAAGGGTTAGGTGGTACCTTCGTCAATTATGAAGCCCTGAAACAAGGTCAGGTCAACACGTATGTGGAATATACCGGAACAGCATACAGCCAGATATTGAATAAACCACCACTTGAGGTATGGGACCCCCAGCTAGTATATGAAGAAGCAGAAAAAGGTTTGCTTGAACAGGATGGCGTGCTTATTGTCAACAACCTGGGTTTTGAGGATGCTTACGCTATAGCGGTCAAGAAAGATTGGGCGCAGGCAAATAACGTGTCCAGAATCAGTGAGCTTGAAGTATTTGCACCGGAAATGGTAATTGGGACTGACCCTGAATTTGCACAAAGGGAAGATGGTCTTCCTCGCATAGAAGAAGTATATGGTTTTAAATTCAAAAATTACCGGCAGGGACTGGCCACTATCATGTACGAAGCTATCAAACAGGGTGATGTAGAGGCAGTGTCAGCATATACGACCGATACCAGGAACGAATTGTTCAATCTCAGGATACTGGAAGATGATAAGAACGCTTTGCCACCCTATGATGCCATAGTTATTGTTACAGAGAAGTTCGCATCTGAAAATCCGGATGTTGTTGATATCATCAAGGAACTGGACGGCAGAATTGATACTGATTCAATGAGGGAACTTAATTATCAATATGATGTGGACAAAAAAGAAGCACGGGATATTGCCAGGGATTTTCTCGTACAGCAGGGGTTAATTGCTGAAGAGTAA